The DNA sequence TCGATCCGGGTCAGCTGGCGGTCGAACAGGTCGAAGTCGCCGTTCTCGCAATTGTAGTGGATCATCACGCCGCTGATGCGGTCCAGCGCGGATTCCAGCCGCTCCACTTCGCCTTCGCCCAGGCGGGAAAACGGCCGCGCCGGGTCGGCCAGATCGAAGCCGCTGGTCGAAAAGCGCGGGTTCAGCCGCAGGCCGGTCGCGATGCCCGCGGCCTTGGCGCCGAAGCGATCCAGCTGCGACAGGCTGTTGAAGATGATCTTGTCGGCGTAACCCACCGCCTCGTCGATCTCGTGATCGGCCCAGGCCACGGAATAGGCGTGGGTCTCCTTGCCGAAGGTCTCATGCCCCAGGCGCAGCTCATAGAGCGACGAGGACGTGGTCCCGTCCATGTAGTCGCGCATCAGGTCGAAGACCGACCAGGTGGCAAAGCATTTCAGCGCCAGAAGTGCCTTGGCGCCCGACGCCTCGCGTAGATGGGCGACCTTTTCCATGTTGGCGCGCAGACGGGCCATGTCGATCAGGTAATGCGGCGTCTGCGGCAGGGTCATGGTCAACCTTACGTCAAGAAACACGGGGGGCGGGTCGCGAAGCCGCGATATAGCCACGCCCCCCGCTTTTCGCAAGGAACCATGACGGCCGAGTGACGGGACCTAGCGCCCCGTCAGGTCGGCGGCAAAGCGGCGCAGCTCTCGCTTGACCAGTTCCAGCTCGGCCCGCAGGGCGGCGATCTCGGCGGTCAGATCCTCGTCCAGGGGCTGGCCCGCCATCAGCGACAGCCGCGCCAGGACATGCCCGTCCGGCCCGCTGTCCGGTCCCGGCCCCGCCGCCGTCTTCAGCAGCAGCGTCTGCACCCCGTCCGACAGGACCTGGGCCGGCAGGTCCGCCTCGACCAGCCAGCGGCCGGGGCCGTCGGCGGTCACGCGCGCCTCGGCCAGGACCTCGGCGTGCTGGATCAGTACGACCCGGATGCCGGGTGCGTCGATGCCCGTCAGCGCGCCGCGCCAGACGCCGCCCTTCAGACCGTGATTGTCGAAATGCGGCATGGCCATATCCTCAGATCTGGGCGCGGGGATGGCGCGACAGGATCACGTCGCGCAGGCCGACCGCGTTCATGAAGGGCGCCTCGAAGATCAGGTCCAGCCATGCCTTCTCGACCGACCGGGCGGACAGTTCGGCATAGCCCAGGTCGAACTCAACGATGCGGTCGCAGTGGCGGCCCTCGATCGGCTCGCCCATCTTGCGCAGCATGGTTTCGGTGTTCGGACCCTGCTGGATGTTCAGCCGGGCATAGACCGCGATGGGGCGTTCCGCCTGCAGTGTCGCGTCCAGCCGGATGATGTGATGCCCGCCCAGATCACGCAGCGCCTCGACCGGCAGCGACAGCGAGAACGACAGGAAGCTGCCGGAAAACCCCATCACCTCCAGCGCCAGCCCGTAATCGGACAGGTCGGTGGCGCGGCGGTTGCGCACCTGCCGCAGGATCAGCGCACGTTCGGCGCAGTCGTGGAACAGCGCCACCTCGGGGGACAGCCATCGGCCCGCTTCCGGGGCGATCAGCGCGGGGGCGGCATGGCGCGCCTGCAGGATCTGGGGCCGCCAGCGCCAGTCGGTGCCCGCCGGCAGATCGATGCGCGACAGGGAATCGCGGGCGCCCACGCTGCGCGCGTCGGCCGCGTGCAGCAGACGCGACAGCACCTGATGCAGGTCGCGGGCCTCGTCGCGCAGGTCGGGATCCAGGGGCCGGTCGCGGCGCGTGACCGATTTCAGCATCCGCGACCATTGCCGGGCCGCGTGGCCGCGCCGGCGGCGCGACAGCCAGCTGGTCTCATGGCGCGACATGGACGCGACCCCCGGTCTGGTGCCGGTCATCCCGGACAAGGCGACGATTCGTCATGCGGCACGGCCCGTATGCTGGAAACCCCTGGCCTTGGGGATAGACCGTGACGGGCCGCCGGACAACCCTGACGCGTGCCGTTCAGGCCACCAGCGCGTCCAGCCGGGCGGCGCAGATGAAGTCGTTGTCGGTCAGCCCGCCGGCCTCGTGCGTGGTGAAGGTCACCGTGCAATAGCCCCAGCCGAAGGCGATGTCGGGATGGTGGCCCTGCTTGTTGCCCAGCCATGCGGCCAGGTTCGCCATCTCCACCGCCTTGGCGAATCCCTTGAAGGTGAAGCGCCGGGTGATGGCGGTGCCATCGTCCGACAGGGTCCAGTCCGTCAGCCGGGTCAGCATGGTGGCGGCGGTCGCCGGGTCGTGCGGTGCCACGCCCCCCTTGCAGGGTTCGCAGTCGCGGGCGGCAAGATCGCAGGTGGTCATGGCATCGGTCCTTTCAGGCGGCGGTCTTGGGCGGGTA is a window from the Paracoccus marcusii genome containing:
- a CDS encoding DUF6478 family protein, coding for MSRHETSWLSRRRRGHAARQWSRMLKSVTRRDRPLDPDLRDEARDLHQVLSRLLHAADARSVGARDSLSRIDLPAGTDWRWRPQILQARHAAPALIAPEAGRWLSPEVALFHDCAERALILRQVRNRRATDLSDYGLALEVMGFSGSFLSFSLSLPVEALRDLGGHHIIRLDATLQAERPIAVYARLNIQQGPNTETMLRKMGEPIEGRHCDRIVEFDLGYAELSARSVEKAWLDLIFEAPFMNAVGLRDVILSRHPRAQI
- a CDS encoding 4a-hydroxytetrahydrobiopterin dehydratase, producing the protein MTTCDLAARDCEPCKGGVAPHDPATAATMLTRLTDWTLSDDGTAITRRFTFKGFAKAVEMANLAAWLGNKQGHHPDIAFGWGYCTVTFTTHEAGGLTDNDFICAARLDALVA